In Canis lupus dingo isolate Sandy chromosome 1, ASM325472v2, whole genome shotgun sequence, a single genomic region encodes these proteins:
- the NTF4 gene encoding neurotrophin-4 — protein MLPSASCSLPILFLFLLPSVPMEPQPPPLPLPPFLAPEWDLLSPRVVLSRGAPAGPPLLFLLEAGAFGEPAGSPANRSRRGVSETAPASRRGELAVCDAVSGWVTDRRTAVDLRGREVEVLGEVPAAGGSPLRQYFFETRCKADSAEESSPGASGGGCRGVDRRHWVSECKAKQSYVRALTADAQGRVGWRWIRIDTACVCTLLSRTGRA, from the coding sequence ATGCTCCCCAgtgcctcctgctccctccccatcctcttccttttcctcctccctagTGTCCCGAtggagccccagcccccacccttaCCACTACCCCCATTTCTAGCGCCTGAGTGGGATCTCCTGTCCCCCCGAGTAGTCCTGTCCAGGGGTGCCCCTGCCGGGCCCCCTCTGCTGTTCCTGCTGGAGGCCGGGGCCTTTGGGGAGCCAGCAGGCAGCCCTGCCAATCGCAGTCGGCGAGGGGTGAGTGAGACAGCACCAGCAAGTCGACGCGGAGAGCTGGCTGTGTGTGATGCAGTCAGTGGCTGGGTGACAGACCGCCGGACAGCCGTGGACCTGCGTGGGCGCGAGGTGGAGGTGCTGGGCGAGGTTCCTGCAGCTGGTGGCAGCCCCCTCCGCCAGTACTTCTTTGAGACCCGCTGCAAAGCTGACAGCGCTGAGGAAAGCAGCCCTGGTGCGAGTGGAGGGGGCTGCCGGGGTGTGGACCGGAGGCACTGGGTATCTGAGTGTAAGGCCAAGCAGTCCTATGTGCGGGCATTGACCGCTGATGCCCAGGGCCGTGTAGGCTGGCGATGGATTCGGATTGACACTGCCTGTGTCTGCACGCTCCTTAGCCGGACTGGTCGGGCCTGA
- the LHB gene encoding lutropin subunit beta isoform X1 codes for MAGRTLALRYGPPWPPIAGPEAPGSWPNWHLTSTSVAHHIIPSVPFPPPTMQSTVAEPLPAAAKQDLHVWDFDEVISRWETTSGSAYIPKTQGGPYAQPRAPEPSDPTRTVGIKDLAEKLRHLGWRLPLIAKHQCSEMKAQYTGWPGLDQPATFHVGPQSLEFADHLRGGPSQALIPWTKNPELAGRLFTVSDQGILDRRQLYLTTSAKDFRAYPKKELSGYPRKDSLTYWNFQKTPHAWGHDPRPPRPPGIRVPHVRPMTRAVPHRGSWSLAQESYRPPVHPLLRLDRFCPLELPWGGPHWQPVPGIYSVPQAYRTENSSYGSMKPAAGLLLWLLLSVGGVWASRGPLRPLCRPINATLAAENEACPVCITFTTTICAGYCPSMVRVLPAALPPVPQPVCTYHELHFASIRLPGCPPGVDPMVSFPVALSCRCGPCRLSNSDCGGPRAQSLACDRPLLPGLLFL; via the exons ATGGCGGGTCGGACCCTAGCTCTGCGCTATGGCCCCCCATGGCCCCCAATCGCTGGGCCGGAGGCGCCTGGGTCCTGGCCCAATTGGCATCTCACCAGCACTAGTGTCGCCCACCACATTATCCCATCTGTGCCCTTTCCCCCGCCCACCATGCAG TCCACGGTGGCGGAGCCCCTGCCCGCGGCCGCAAAGCAGGATTTGCACGTCTGGGATTTTGACGAGGTCATCAGCAGATGGGAGACCACCTCTGGCTCAGCTTACATACCTAAGACCCAGGGCGGCCCCTACGCAcagcccagggccccagagcCTTCAGACCCCACACGGACTGTGGGGATCAAGGATTTAGCAGAAAAG CTCAGACACCTCGGCTGGCGCCTCCCGCTGATCGCGAAGCACCAGTGCAGTGAGATGAAAGCTCAGTACACCGGCTGGCCGGGCCTGGACCAGCCCGCCACCTTCCACGTCGGGCCCCAGTCCCTGGAATTTGCAGACCACCTCCGCGGAGGCCCTTCCCAG GCTTTAATCCCCTGGACAAAGAACCCCGAGCTGGCCGGCCGGCTTTTCACAGTATCTGACCAGGGCATCTTGGACCGTCGTCAGCTCTATCTGACCACCTCGGCCAAGGACTTCCGGGCCTACCCGAA GAAGGAGTTGTCTGGATATCCCCGCAAGGACTCGCTGACCTACTGGAACTTCCAGAAGACGCCTCACGCCTGGGGCCATGACCCGCGCCCTCCTCGGCCGCCAGGGATCCGCGTGCCCCACGTCCGCCCGATGACGAGAGCCGTGCCGCACCGCGGGTCGTGGTCTCTGGCTCAGGAGTCCTACAGACCCCCGGTGCACCCACTCCTCCGGCTCGACCGTTTCTGCCCGCTGGAACTGCCCTGGGGCGGCCCGCACTGGCAGCCGGTGCCGGGCATCTACAGCGTGCCGCAAGCCTACCGCACTGAGAACTCCAGCTACGGCAGCATGAAGCCAGCCGCG GGGttgctgctgtggctgctgctgagTGTGGGTGGGGTGTGGGCATCCAGGGGGCCATTGCGGCCGCTGTGCCGGCCCATCAACGCCACCCTGGCTGCTGAGAACGAAGCCTGCCCGGTCTGTAtcaccttcaccaccaccatctgtGCCGGCTACTGCCCCAGCATG GTACGAGTGCTGCCAGCCGCCCTGCCACCTGTGCCCCAGCCAGTGTGCACCTACCATGAGCTGCACTTTGCTTCCATCCGGCTCCCCGGATGCCCGCCTGGCGTGGACCCCATGGTCTCCTTCCCCGTGGCCCTCAGCTGTCGCTGTGGGCCCTGCCGTCTCAGCAACTCCGACTGTGGGGGTCCCAGAGCTCAATCCTTGGCCTGTGACCGCCCCCTGCTCCCGGGCCTCCTGTTCCTCTAA
- the LHB gene encoding lutropin subunit beta isoform X2, giving the protein METLQGLLLWLLLSVGGVWASRGPLRPLCRPINATLAAENEACPVCITFTTTICAGYCPSMVRVLPAALPPVPQPVCTYHELHFASIRLPGCPPGVDPMVSFPVALSCRCGPCRLSNSDCGGPRAQSLACDRPLLPGLLFL; this is encoded by the exons ATGGAGACGCTCCAG GGGttgctgctgtggctgctgctgagTGTGGGTGGGGTGTGGGCATCCAGGGGGCCATTGCGGCCGCTGTGCCGGCCCATCAACGCCACCCTGGCTGCTGAGAACGAAGCCTGCCCGGTCTGTAtcaccttcaccaccaccatctgtGCCGGCTACTGCCCCAGCATG GTACGAGTGCTGCCAGCCGCCCTGCCACCTGTGCCCCAGCCAGTGTGCACCTACCATGAGCTGCACTTTGCTTCCATCCGGCTCCCCGGATGCCCGCCTGGCGTGGACCCCATGGTCTCCTTCCCCGTGGCCCTCAGCTGTCGCTGTGGGCCCTGCCGTCTCAGCAACTCCGACTGTGGGGGTCCCAGAGCTCAATCCTTGGCCTGTGACCGCCCCCTGCTCCCGGGCCTCCTGTTCCTCTAA